A window of Streptomyces armeniacus contains these coding sequences:
- a CDS encoding ABC transporter substrate-binding protein — protein MSRNGSRNTPHNGSRAPASQPATDPDPDPGPAAGPAPGGALSRRRMLALTGGAAAAVPLAGCGSGAPDDEGGGDGGGGTVTVYWNAGHDYAAYQKVIDAFEKKHGVTVRMQKYQWPDMRTRILTDFSSGNVPDLMEEPGGWTQEFALSGDVLSLQDYLDRDGAEMGYPDDWQEAAVRHNAHRGKAYGIQLHQTCSLLLYNKAMFRKARVEPPTTWDEVVSVGKRLTGGDVHGIALNQDQSYAWPWLLQNDVRLYNPDGQELLTPRAAALEALQFQADLVHKHKVSPVPTPGTDYSGPQKLLSAERAAMIVSGPWDLEPIEKSSPDLELGVAQVPKGKKQSTILAGTSVFIPKKAKHPDLAWDLIKRLTELRTEVAVTRDEGMLMPRKSWMKEPVVQDDPLTKAFAKGLTYAEDPYLDLYVTGKYGELSIDLFRTMYQGIVMEKKPVEKAYEQYVTAGRKLIKG, from the coding sequence ATGTCCCGCAACGGCTCCCGGAACACCCCGCACAACGGCTCACGCGCCCCCGCCTCCCAGCCCGCCACCGACCCCGACCCTGACCCCGGCCCCGCGGCCGGCCCTGCCCCCGGCGGAGCACTCTCCCGGCGCCGCATGCTCGCCCTGACGGGCGGCGCCGCGGCCGCCGTACCGCTGGCCGGCTGCGGTTCGGGCGCACCCGACGACGAGGGCGGCGGTGACGGAGGCGGCGGCACCGTCACGGTCTACTGGAACGCGGGCCACGACTACGCGGCGTACCAGAAGGTCATCGACGCCTTCGAGAAGAAGCACGGCGTCACCGTACGGATGCAGAAGTACCAGTGGCCGGACATGCGGACCCGCATCCTCACCGACTTCTCCTCCGGGAACGTGCCGGACCTGATGGAGGAACCCGGCGGCTGGACGCAGGAGTTCGCTCTCAGCGGCGACGTCCTCAGCCTCCAGGACTATCTGGACCGGGACGGCGCGGAGATGGGCTACCCGGACGACTGGCAGGAGGCCGCCGTCCGGCACAACGCCCACCGGGGCAAGGCGTACGGGATCCAGCTGCACCAGACCTGCAGCCTGCTGCTCTACAACAAGGCGATGTTCCGCAAGGCCCGGGTCGAGCCGCCGACGACCTGGGACGAGGTGGTCAGCGTCGGCAAGAGACTGACCGGCGGCGATGTACACGGCATCGCGCTGAACCAGGACCAGTCGTACGCCTGGCCCTGGCTGCTGCAGAACGACGTACGGCTCTACAACCCGGACGGCCAGGAACTGCTGACACCGCGGGCGGCGGCGCTGGAGGCGCTCCAGTTCCAGGCCGACCTGGTGCACAAGCACAAGGTGTCCCCGGTGCCGACACCCGGTACGGACTACTCGGGGCCGCAGAAACTGCTCTCCGCGGAACGCGCCGCGATGATCGTCTCCGGGCCCTGGGACCTGGAGCCCATCGAGAAGAGCAGCCCGGACCTCGAACTCGGCGTGGCCCAGGTGCCGAAAGGCAAGAAGCAGTCCACCATTCTGGCCGGCACCAGCGTGTTCATTCCCAAGAAGGCCAAACACCCCGATCTCGCCTGGGACCTGATCAAACGGCTCACGGAACTGCGCACGGAGGTCGCGGTCACCCGGGACGAGGGCATGCTGATGCCGCGCAAGTCCTGGATGAAGGAACCCGTGGTGCAGGACGATCCGCTCACCAAGGCGTTCGCGAAGGGGCTGACGTACGCCGAGGACCCGTATCTGGACCTCTATGTGACCGGGAAGTACGGGGAGTTGTCCATCGACCTCTTCCGGACGATGTACCAGGGCATCGTGATGGAGAAGAAACCGGTGGAGAAGGCGTACGAGCAGTACGTGACGGCCGGCCGCAAGCTCATCAAGGGGTAG
- a CDS encoding carbohydrate ABC transporter permease, giving the protein MTTTLTKPQPQKTTPRERGHRPGATAHRRNWLGGLAGWLWLAVVVVPLYWILITSLKARSNYYASNPLAPPTDPTLDNYELVLESDFISYFWNSVVVTAGAVVPAVAVSFMAAYAIVRGWRMRFLRVVNGMFLMGLAIPLQATAIPVYLIIIKLQLYDSLLALILPSIAFAIPLSVLILANFIRDVPKELFDSMRVDGATEWGTLWRLAAPLTRPAILTVTIFNALTIWNGFLLPLILTQSPSQRTLPLALWTFQGEYGVNVPALLAAVVLTTLPLIILYAFGRRQLLSGLTAGFSR; this is encoded by the coding sequence ATGACCACCACGCTGACCAAGCCGCAACCGCAGAAGACCACCCCACGCGAGCGGGGGCACCGTCCCGGTGCGACCGCCCACCGGCGCAACTGGCTCGGCGGTCTGGCCGGATGGCTATGGCTCGCTGTCGTCGTCGTACCCCTCTACTGGATTCTCATCACCAGCCTCAAGGCCCGGAGCAACTACTACGCGAGCAACCCGCTGGCGCCGCCGACCGACCCCACACTGGACAACTACGAGCTGGTCCTCGAGTCCGACTTCATCAGCTACTTCTGGAACAGCGTCGTGGTCACCGCCGGCGCGGTGGTGCCGGCGGTCGCGGTCTCCTTCATGGCCGCCTACGCCATCGTGCGCGGCTGGCGCATGCGGTTCCTGCGCGTGGTGAACGGCATGTTCCTCATGGGCCTCGCCATCCCGCTGCAGGCGACGGCCATCCCGGTCTATCTGATCATCATCAAGCTACAGCTGTACGACAGCCTGCTGGCGCTGATCCTGCCGTCGATCGCCTTCGCCATCCCGCTGTCCGTGCTGATACTCGCCAACTTCATCCGCGACGTGCCCAAGGAGCTGTTCGACTCGATGCGGGTGGACGGAGCCACCGAGTGGGGGACGTTGTGGCGTCTGGCGGCGCCGCTCACCCGGCCGGCCATCCTCACCGTGACCATCTTCAACGCGCTCACCATCTGGAACGGATTCCTGCTGCCGCTGATCCTCACCCAGAGCCCTTCCCAGCGGACTCTGCCGCTCGCCCTGTGGACCTTCCAGGGCGAGTACGGGGTCAACGTCCCCGCCCTCCTGGCCGCCGTCGTCCTCACCACCCTGCCCCTGATCATCCTGTACGCGTTCGGCCGCCGCCAGCTGCTGAGCGGTCTGACCGCCGGATTCAGCCGTTGA
- a CDS encoding thiolase family protein, with the protein MNNDRLRDVYVVDSVRTPVGKYGGALAQVRPDDLAAHVVRALLDRTPALDPARVGDVVFGNANGAGEENRNVGRMAVLLSGLPLSVPGSTVNRLCASGLEAVVQAARAVAVGDACAVIAGGVESMSRAPWVVPKPERAFPAGAPEMYSTTLGWRMVNDRMRPEWTVSLGEGAELIADKHRITREDQDRFAAASHQKAVAAWKEGLYDGEVAPYEGVDLPRDETVRDGSSPEALARLKPVFRKDGSGTVTAGNSSPLNDGAAALLLTDEEGLAATGREPLARIRASAATGIEPQLYGLGPVEAVRRALAKAGRDFGGLRTVELNEAFAAQALGCLAEWPELDPAVVNPRGGAIAIGHPLGASGARLAGAVAHQLAAAGSGTGLAALCIGVGQGQALVLER; encoded by the coding sequence ATGAACAACGACCGGCTCCGCGATGTGTATGTCGTCGACTCCGTCCGCACTCCCGTCGGCAAGTACGGGGGCGCCCTCGCCCAGGTCCGCCCCGACGACCTGGCCGCGCATGTCGTACGCGCCCTGCTGGACCGTACGCCCGCGCTGGACCCGGCCCGCGTCGGCGACGTCGTGTTCGGGAACGCCAACGGCGCCGGCGAGGAGAACCGGAACGTCGGCCGGATGGCCGTCCTCCTCTCCGGCCTGCCCCTCAGCGTCCCCGGCAGCACCGTCAACCGGCTCTGCGCCTCCGGTCTCGAGGCCGTCGTCCAGGCCGCCCGCGCGGTCGCCGTCGGCGACGCGTGCGCGGTGATCGCGGGCGGCGTGGAGTCGATGAGCCGCGCCCCCTGGGTCGTACCCAAGCCGGAGCGCGCCTTCCCCGCGGGCGCCCCCGAGATGTACTCCACCACCCTGGGCTGGCGCATGGTGAACGACCGCATGCGCCCCGAGTGGACGGTCAGCCTCGGCGAGGGCGCCGAACTCATCGCCGACAAGCACCGCATCACCCGCGAGGACCAGGACCGCTTCGCCGCCGCCAGCCACCAGAAGGCCGTCGCGGCCTGGAAGGAAGGGCTGTACGACGGCGAGGTCGCGCCGTACGAAGGGGTGGACCTGCCCCGCGACGAGACCGTACGGGACGGCAGCTCCCCCGAGGCCCTCGCACGGCTCAAGCCGGTCTTCCGCAAGGACGGCAGCGGCACGGTCACCGCGGGGAACTCCTCGCCGCTCAACGACGGCGCCGCCGCCCTGCTGCTCACCGACGAGGAGGGCCTGGCCGCCACGGGCCGCGAGCCCCTGGCCCGTATCCGCGCCTCGGCGGCCACCGGCATCGAACCGCAGCTCTACGGCCTCGGCCCGGTCGAGGCGGTCCGCCGCGCGCTGGCGAAGGCGGGCCGAGACTTCGGCGGGCTGCGCACGGTCGAACTGAACGAGGCCTTCGCGGCCCAGGCACTCGGCTGCCTCGCCGAATGGCCCGAGCTGGACCCGGCGGTCGTCAACCCGCGCGGCGGCGCCATCGCCATCGGCCACCCCCTCGGCGCCTCGGGCGCCCGCCTCGCGGGCGCGGTCGCCCACCAGCTGGCGGCGGCGGGCTCGGGCACGGGCCTGGCGGCGCTCTGCATCGGCGTGGGCCAGGGCCAGGCACTGGTCCTGGAACGCTGA
- a CDS encoding beta-glucosidase family protein has protein sequence MNANVAVDNTTGISLWNDPAIPVTARVDALIDAMTLEEKIAQLYGVWVGASDQGGEVAPHQHDMEEAVDLDALLPNGLGQLTRPFGTVPVDPALGALSLARTQSRIAATNRFGIPALAHDECLAGFAAWGATAYPVPLSWGATFNPDTVRRMAAAIGRDMRAVGVHQGLAPVLDVVRDARWGRVEETIGEDPYLVGTIGTAYVQGLESAGIVATLKHFAGYSASRAGRNLAPSSLGPRERADVLLPPFEMAIREGGARSVMNAYTDTDGMPSAADENLLTGLLRDTWGFDGTVVADYFAIAFLKTLHGIAADWAGAAGTALRAGIDVELPNVKTYGAPLTEAVADGRLPEALVDRALRRTLTQKAILGLLDPDWSPVPAALDGADLDDPAALRGRIDLDGPENRALARTIAEEAVVLLSNDGTLPLERPRRIALLGPNADEPIAVLGCYSFPQHIGVRHPGTPLGIELPTLRDTLAAEFPDAEITVVRGTGIDDGDLSGIREATRVAREADIALVVLGDRAGLFGRGTTGEGCDVASLVLPGAQQQLLDALLDLETPVVTILLAGRPYALDRAVEESAAIVQSFFPGEEGTHAIAGVLSGRTNPSGRLPVSVPRGPGSQPATYLGARLAHVSEVSTIDPTPVFAFGHGLSYTRFDWTDLTVDVQEAPTDGEFTLTFTVRNTGERSGTEVVQLYLHDPVASVVQPVQRLVGYTRVDLKPGEARRLRVTVPADLASFTGRDGRRVVEPGELEVRLAASSADPRLTARVTLTGAERHVDHTRRLHATIGQEPVARP, from the coding sequence GTGAACGCCAACGTGGCTGTAGACAACACCACCGGAATCTCCCTCTGGAACGACCCCGCCATTCCCGTCACCGCGAGAGTCGACGCCCTGATCGACGCGATGACCCTCGAGGAGAAGATCGCCCAGCTGTACGGAGTGTGGGTGGGCGCCTCCGATCAGGGCGGTGAAGTGGCCCCCCACCAGCACGACATGGAGGAGGCCGTCGATCTCGACGCGCTCCTGCCCAACGGACTGGGCCAGCTGACCCGGCCCTTCGGCACGGTCCCGGTCGACCCCGCTCTGGGCGCACTCTCCCTGGCCCGCACCCAGAGCCGTATCGCCGCCACGAACCGGTTCGGCATCCCCGCTCTCGCGCATGACGAGTGTCTGGCCGGCTTCGCCGCCTGGGGGGCGACGGCCTACCCCGTTCCGCTGTCCTGGGGCGCCACCTTCAATCCGGACACGGTGCGGCGCATGGCCGCAGCCATCGGCCGCGACATGCGTGCCGTCGGCGTCCACCAGGGACTCGCGCCCGTCCTGGATGTGGTGCGCGACGCCCGCTGGGGCCGGGTCGAGGAGACCATCGGCGAGGACCCGTACCTCGTCGGCACCATCGGGACGGCATACGTGCAGGGCCTTGAGTCCGCCGGGATCGTCGCCACCCTCAAGCACTTCGCCGGCTATTCGGCCTCTCGCGCCGGCCGTAACCTCGCTCCCTCCTCCCTGGGCCCGCGTGAACGCGCCGACGTTCTGCTGCCTCCCTTCGAGATGGCGATCCGTGAAGGCGGCGCCCGGTCGGTGATGAACGCCTACACCGACACCGACGGCATGCCCTCCGCGGCAGACGAGAATCTGCTCACCGGGCTGCTGCGCGACACGTGGGGCTTCGACGGCACCGTCGTCGCCGACTACTTCGCCATCGCCTTCCTGAAGACGCTGCACGGCATCGCAGCCGACTGGGCCGGCGCCGCCGGCACGGCGCTGCGCGCCGGCATCGACGTCGAGCTGCCCAATGTCAAGACATACGGCGCGCCCTTGACCGAGGCCGTCGCCGACGGCCGCCTACCGGAGGCGTTGGTCGATCGCGCCCTGCGCCGGACACTCACCCAGAAGGCGATACTCGGCCTGCTCGACCCGGATTGGAGCCCTGTGCCGGCGGCGCTCGACGGGGCGGACCTGGACGACCCGGCCGCCCTGCGCGGCCGAATCGACCTGGACGGTCCGGAGAATCGCGCGCTGGCCCGTACGATCGCCGAGGAAGCGGTCGTGCTGCTGAGCAACGACGGCACCCTGCCGCTCGAGAGGCCGCGCCGCATCGCCCTGCTCGGTCCCAACGCCGACGAGCCCATCGCCGTGCTCGGCTGCTACTCCTTCCCCCAGCACATTGGTGTCCGCCACCCCGGTACCCCACTCGGCATCGAGCTGCCCACGCTGCGCGACACTCTCGCCGCCGAGTTCCCTGACGCCGAGATCACGGTCGTCCGCGGCACCGGAATCGATGACGGAGATCTCTCCGGCATCCGCGAGGCCACCCGGGTGGCACGCGAGGCGGACATCGCCCTGGTCGTGCTCGGCGACCGAGCCGGACTCTTCGGGCGGGGCACCACCGGCGAGGGATGTGACGTCGCCTCGCTGGTGCTGCCCGGCGCGCAGCAGCAACTGCTCGACGCCCTGCTCGACCTGGAGACACCCGTGGTCACCATCCTGCTCGCGGGACGACCGTACGCTCTCGACCGCGCCGTGGAGGAGTCCGCTGCGATCGTGCAGTCCTTTTTCCCGGGTGAGGAGGGCACGCACGCGATCGCCGGGGTGCTCAGTGGCCGTACCAATCCCTCCGGACGTCTCCCGGTCAGCGTGCCGCGCGGGCCGGGCTCCCAGCCGGCCACGTACCTCGGAGCGCGGCTCGCTCACGTCAGCGAGGTGTCCACCATCGACCCGACCCCCGTGTTCGCCTTCGGTCACGGTCTGTCCTACACGCGGTTCGACTGGACAGACCTGACCGTGGACGTCCAGGAGGCTCCGACGGACGGCGAGTTCACCCTCACCTTCACCGTCCGCAACACAGGCGAGCGGTCCGGAACCGAGGTCGTCCAGCTCTATCTGCACGACCCGGTTGCCTCCGTCGTCCAGCCGGTGCAGCGCCTGGTCGGCTACACCCGGGTCGATCTGAAGCCGGGCGAGGCCCGGCGCCTCCGTGTCACGGTCCCGGCCGACCTCGCCTCCTTCACCGGACGCGACGGTCGGCGCGTCGTCGAACCGGGCGAGCTGGAAGTGCGGTTGGCCGCCTCCAGCGCGGATCCGCGCCTGACGGCCAGGGTCACGTTGACCGGAGCCGAGCGCCATGTGGACCACACGCGGCGCTTGCACGCCACGATCGGGCAGGAGCCGGTTGCCCGGCCATGA
- a CDS encoding NAD-dependent epimerase/dehydratase family protein, which yields MRVLVTGGAGFIGSHIAAALRAAGHEPVVFDTAARERGPEGSVPGDVRDAAAVAGALAGVDAVCHQAATVGLSSRFDDAAGYVSNNDLGTAVLLEQMAAAGVGALVLAGSMVVYGEGRYVCRIHGVVRPGQRSVPDLDAGRFEPPCPRCGAALEPGLVSEDAPVDPRNVYATTKLAQEHLAAAWARATGGRAISLRYHNVYGDGMPRDTPYAGVASFFRSSLERGEPPQVYEDGAQRRDFVHVTDVAAANVAALEALARGGRTGGELRAYNTGSGEPHTILDMAKALADAYGGPAPEVTGGYRLGDVRHITASSERLRTELGWEARVGFDAGMKGFARAPLRAAGTP from the coding sequence ATGCGCGTACTGGTCACAGGAGGGGCGGGCTTCATCGGCTCGCACATCGCAGCCGCTCTGCGGGCGGCCGGGCACGAGCCCGTGGTGTTCGACACGGCGGCACGGGAGCGGGGCCCGGAGGGCTCCGTGCCCGGCGACGTACGGGACGCCGCGGCCGTGGCCGGGGCGCTCGCGGGGGTGGACGCGGTCTGCCACCAGGCCGCGACCGTGGGCCTGAGCAGCCGCTTCGACGACGCCGCGGGCTATGTGAGCAACAACGACCTCGGCACCGCCGTCCTGCTGGAGCAGATGGCGGCGGCAGGGGTCGGCGCGCTGGTGCTCGCCGGTTCGATGGTGGTGTACGGCGAGGGCCGCTACGTCTGCCGGATCCACGGGGTGGTGCGGCCCGGGCAGCGGTCCGTGCCGGATCTGGACGCCGGCCGGTTCGAGCCGCCGTGCCCCCGCTGCGGGGCCGCGCTCGAACCGGGCCTGGTGTCCGAGGACGCGCCCGTCGACCCGCGCAACGTGTACGCGACCACCAAGCTCGCCCAGGAGCATCTGGCGGCGGCCTGGGCGCGCGCCACCGGCGGGCGGGCGATCAGCCTGCGCTACCACAACGTCTACGGCGACGGGATGCCGCGCGACACCCCGTACGCCGGGGTCGCCTCCTTCTTCCGCTCCTCCCTCGAACGCGGCGAACCGCCGCAGGTGTACGAAGACGGGGCGCAGCGCCGCGACTTCGTGCACGTCACCGACGTGGCGGCGGCGAACGTGGCCGCGCTGGAGGCGCTGGCACGCGGCGGGCGTACGGGCGGCGAGCTGCGCGCGTACAACACGGGCAGCGGCGAGCCGCACACCATCCTGGACATGGCGAAGGCGCTGGCGGACGCGTACGGCGGGCCCGCTCCGGAGGTGACGGGCGGCTACCGGCTCGGGGACGTACGGCACATCACCGCGTCGTCGGAACGGCTGCGGACCGAGCTGGGCTGGGAGGCGCGGGTCGGCTTCGACGCCGGCATGAAGGGTTTCGCGCGGGCGCCGCTGCGGGCGGCGGGCACACCGTAG
- a CDS encoding carbohydrate ABC transporter permease, with product MPLKTRDRSARFPRGLRRSRPLTLKARQARTAYLFLLPALVFFAVFFYMPIADIVNTSMHSGPQADEFNGLGNYVDAFDDPAARNSFVVTLLFAAGTTVGAIVLGLGLALLVNRPLRGRTVFRLALLVPYLTSVAVVGLLWRNILDPQLGILNRLLKEFDLPTQQWLNTDPLVTIIVITLWQIAGYTMILFLAGLQGIPEVYYEAAYIDGANSRQRFWRITVPLLAPTTLFVTVMAVISGLQAFGQAYIITNGGPADSTDLYVFHVFNVAFRSRDFGYSSALSVLLLIVIMVFTAVQLRAGRRREVQY from the coding sequence ATGCCGCTGAAAACCCGCGACCGGAGCGCGCGGTTTCCGCGCGGCCTCCGCAGGTCGCGGCCGCTCACCCTGAAGGCGCGGCAGGCGCGTACCGCCTATCTGTTCCTCCTGCCCGCGCTCGTGTTCTTCGCGGTGTTCTTCTACATGCCGATCGCCGACATCGTGAACACGAGCATGCATTCCGGTCCGCAGGCCGACGAGTTCAACGGGCTGGGGAACTACGTCGACGCGTTCGACGACCCGGCCGCCCGCAACTCCTTCGTGGTGACGCTCCTGTTCGCGGCGGGCACCACCGTCGGGGCGATCGTGCTGGGGCTCGGCCTCGCGCTGCTCGTCAACCGGCCGCTGCGCGGGCGTACGGTGTTCCGGCTGGCGCTGCTGGTCCCGTATCTGACGTCGGTGGCCGTGGTCGGGCTGCTGTGGCGGAACATCCTCGACCCGCAACTCGGCATTCTCAACCGGCTGCTGAAGGAATTCGACCTGCCCACCCAGCAGTGGCTCAACACCGATCCGCTGGTGACCATCATCGTGATCACCCTGTGGCAGATCGCGGGCTACACGATGATTCTGTTCCTCGCCGGACTGCAGGGAATTCCCGAGGTCTACTACGAGGCCGCGTACATCGACGGGGCCAACAGCAGGCAGCGGTTCTGGCGCATCACGGTGCCGCTGCTGGCACCCACCACCCTGTTCGTGACCGTCATGGCGGTGATCTCGGGGCTCCAGGCGTTCGGGCAGGCGTACATCATCACGAACGGAGGACCCGCCGACAGCACCGACCTCTATGTCTTCCACGTCTTCAACGTGGCTTTCCGCAGCCGTGACTTCGGCTATTCCTCGGCGCTCTCCGTGCTGCTGCTGATCGTCATCATGGTCTTCACGGCCGTCCAGCTGCGCGCCGGGCGGCGGCGGGAGGTGCAGTACTGA
- a CDS encoding carbohydrate ABC transporter permease, translating into MSRAVRVTVYALLVLASALTILPLLYMVALSLQTEGETLSGEAVLIPDSPQWGNYATLFEEAPFANFIVNSLVVAGGITIAHLLFDPLVGYVFAKFDFPFRNTLFVAILATLMIPLFVRMIPLYVMMSNMGWLNSYQALIMPFLMDGFGIFLMRQFIQPIPDDLIHAGRVDGASEFTIYWRIVLPQAKPALAVLGLFTFIFQWNEFLWPLVATTTEEMRTIPVGLTLFNQEHFTLWHLTAAGSVIMFVPTALILIFSQRYFVRGIALTGLK; encoded by the coding sequence ATGAGCCGGGCCGTACGTGTCACCGTCTACGCGCTGCTGGTGCTGGCCAGCGCGCTCACCATCCTTCCGCTGCTCTACATGGTCGCGCTGTCCCTGCAGACGGAGGGCGAGACGCTGTCCGGTGAGGCGGTGCTGATTCCGGACTCGCCGCAGTGGGGGAACTACGCGACGCTCTTCGAGGAGGCGCCGTTCGCCAACTTCATCGTCAACAGCCTCGTCGTGGCGGGCGGGATCACCATCGCCCATCTCCTTTTCGACCCGCTAGTCGGCTACGTCTTCGCGAAGTTCGACTTCCCGTTCCGCAACACGCTTTTCGTGGCGATTCTGGCCACGCTGATGATCCCGCTCTTCGTCCGGATGATCCCGCTGTACGTGATGATGTCCAACATGGGCTGGCTGAACAGCTATCAGGCGCTGATCATGCCCTTCCTGATGGACGGCTTCGGGATCTTCCTGATGCGGCAGTTCATCCAGCCCATTCCGGACGACCTGATCCACGCGGGGCGGGTGGACGGCGCCTCGGAGTTCACCATCTACTGGCGGATCGTGCTGCCGCAGGCGAAACCCGCGCTGGCGGTGCTGGGGCTGTTCACGTTCATCTTCCAGTGGAACGAGTTCCTGTGGCCGCTGGTCGCCACCACCACCGAGGAGATGCGGACCATTCCCGTCGGGCTGACCCTGTTCAACCAGGAGCACTTCACGCTCTGGCATCTGACGGCGGCCGGGTCCGTCATCATGTTCGTCCCGACCGCGCTGATCCTCATCTTCAGCCAGCGCTATTTCGTCCGGGGCATCGCGCTGACCGGGCTCAAGTGA